In a genomic window of Parambassis ranga chromosome 24, fParRan2.1, whole genome shotgun sequence:
- the map7b gene encoding ensconsin isoform X5 encodes MADLDGSDTSPPESQASYSQYKSEDGRVSSATRPSSSGSGQTFTPTPTPTPTPSRTTTSTSPSNNAAIKTDSLLFNKIDERQRLARERREEHEKQNAAKEAQWQAREERARQHYEKHLEERRKRLEEQRVKEEKRRVAVEEKRRQKMEEDKVRHEAVMRRTLDRSQKTRQKPNRWSWGGALHTNTPSTPADADRRSVSTMNLTKHTDPIITKRLSSSSATLLHSPDRGLRRLPLTPWESNVVNRLQQPTHSYLARSRSAISLSGEQTAMPVCPRSVSCHPMGTMSFKALQAQPLPHCRSQDRSLSREMASSSSTIPRRRTTGTTQQKDRDSVRKSWSNLSLPLAPVLTLPLSKCSSSLGKKKGKVTAPSPGSRPPQKTAGRPPTPKLLKSPGAEDPGNLRPVRITPESSNSSTPTRAQEEEEEQVLSPLQPRPQPLGQNKPSTEQTPTTPLAASESVSSPPAHKPSAGTTDPEEASRILAEKRRLAREQREREEEERRQQEEQARLAKEEMARRKAEERAKREEEAQRQAEEKRRKEEEEKKVEEERLQKEREEAERLQKQKEEEDSRQREEAERLRQEREKHFQKEEAERLERKKRLEEIMKRTRRSDTEKKVRNGDNAVPPASPAPSAVTVSPTHNSNSNSPQSDPNPNPSTTALSHSDQRENGEFEEVIVLPSHSRLSPPEGQEEQQPLQEGEEARVPVVAFTENGLLKPLSGIEDISAHQGPDVA; translated from the exons ATGGCGGACCTGGATGGCAGCGACACATCTCCTCCGGAGTCCCAAG cATCTTACTCCCAGTATAAGTCAGAGGATGGCAGAGTGTCTTCAGCCACCCGCCCCAGCTCCTCAGGGTCTGGGCAGACGTTCACTCCCACCCCTACGCCTACTCCTACCCCAAGTcgcaccaccaccagcaccagtCCAAGTAATAATGCTGCCATCAAAACGG ACTCGTTACTCTTCAATAAAATTGATGAAAGACAGAGGTTGGCCCGTGAGCGACGGGAAGAGCATGAGAAACAGAATG ctgccaAGGAGGCCCAGTGGCAGGCGCGTGAGGAACGAGCCAGACAGCACTATGAGAAGCacctggaggagaggaggaaacgcctggaggagcagcgggtaaaggaggagaagagacggGTTGCCGTGGAGGAGAAACGACGGCAGAAAATGGAGGAGGACAAG GTTCGTCATGAGGCGGTGATGCGTCGGACGCTGGACAGGAGCCAGAAAACCAGACAGAAGCCCAACCGCTGGTCTTGGGGAGGAgccctgcacacaaacactcccaGCACACCAGCCG ATGCTGACAGACGCTCAGTGTCCACAATGAATTTAACCAAACATACAGACCCCATCATTACCAAgcgcctctcctcctcttctgcaaCACTTCTACACTCACCAGACCGAG ggctgcGTCGCCTTCCGCTGACGCCATGGGAGAGTAATGTGGTGAACCGTCTACAGCAGCCCACACACTCCTACCTGGCACGCAGTCGCAGTGCCATAAGCCTGTCAGGAGAGCaaacag CCATGCCTGTGTGTCCTCGCTCAGTTTCCTGCCACCCAATGGGCACCATGTCCTTCAAGGCCTTGCAGGCCCAGCCGCTCCCTCACTGTCGCAGCCAGGATAGGAGCCTCAGTAGGGAGATGGCGTCCTCATCTTCCACCATCCCACGCAGGAGGACCACGGGAACAACACAG CAGAAGGACCGTGACAGTGTCAGGAAATCATGGAGCAACCTGTCCCTTCCACTCGCTCCTGTACTGACACTGCCTCTAAGCAAGTGCTCCTCTTCGCTAGGCAAGAAGAAAGGCAAAGTAACAGCACCCTCTCCTGGCAG CAGACCCCCACAGAAGACTGCAGGACGGCCTCCGACCCCCAAGCTGCTGAAGTCCCCAGGGGCAGAAGATCCTGGAAACCTGCGTCCTGTCAGGATCACACCTGAAAGCTCCAACTCCTCAACACCCACCAGAGcccaagaagaggaggaagagcaagTCCTCAGCCCTCTTCAGCCTCGACCTCAGCCGCTGGGTCAGAACAAGCCCTCGACTGAGCAGACGCCAACAACACCTCTTGCAGCCAGTG AAAGTGTAAGCAGTCCTCCAGCTCACAAACCTTCAGCAGGTACCACAGATCCAGAGGAGGCAAGTCGTATCCTGGCTGAGAAACGGCGGCTGGCCcgggagcagagggagagagaggaagaggagcgcagGCAGCAAGAGGAGCAGGCGAG atTGGCAAAGGAGGAGATGGCTCGCCGCAAAGCAGAAGAGAGagcaaagagagaagaagaggctCAACGCCaggcagaagaaaagagaaggaaggaggaggaggagaaaaaggtggaggaagagagacttcagaaagaaagagaggaagcagagagactTCAGAAACAG aaagaggaggaggattcccggcagagagaggaggcggAGCGACtgaggcaggagagagagaaacacttcCAAAAAGAGGAGGCTGAACggctggagaggaagaag CGCCTTGAGGAGATCATGAAGAGAACAAGACGCTCAGACACAGAAAAG AAAGTCAGGAATGGAGACAATGCAG TGCCCCCTGCCTCTCCTGCTCCATCTGCAGTGACTGTGTCACCGACACACAATAGTAACAGCAACAGTCCTCAGTCTGACCCCAACCCAAACCCcagcaccacagcactgagcCACTCTGACCAGAG GGAGAATGGAGAGTTTGAAGAGGTGATTGTACTGCCTTCACATTCCAGGTTGTCTCCTCCGGAaggacaggaggagcagcagcctctgcaggagggggaggaggcgaGAGTTCCTGTTGTAGCCTTCACAGAGAATGGTCTCTTAAAGCCTCTGAGTGGAATAGAGGATATATCAGCCCATCAGGGACCAG ATGTTGCCTGA
- the map7b gene encoding ensconsin isoform X6, whose translation MADLDGSDTSPPESQASYSQYKSEDGRVSSATRPSSSGSGQTFTPTPTPTPTPSRTTTSTSPSNNAAIKTDSLLFNKIDERQRLARERREEHEKQNAAKEAQWQAREERARQHYEKHLEERRKRLEEQRVKEEKRRVAVEEKRRQKMEEDKVRHEAVMRRTLDRSQKTRQKPNRWSWGGALHTNTPSTPADADRRSVSTMNLTKHTDPIITKRLSSSSATLLHSPDRGLRRLPLTPWESNVVNRLQQPTHSYLARSRSAISLSGEQTVSCHPMGTMSFKALQAQPLPHCRSQDRSLSREMASSSSTIPRRRTTGTTQQKDRDSVRKSWSNLSLPLAPVLTLPLSKCSSSLGKKKGKVTAPSPGSRPPQKTAGRPPTPKLLKSPGAEDPGNLRPVRITPESSNSSTPTRAQEEEEEQVLSPLQPRPQPLGQNKPSTEQTPTTPLAASESVSSPPAHKPSAGTTDPEEASRILAEKRRLAREQREREEEERRQQEEQARLAKEEMARRKAEERAKREEEAQRQAEEKRRKEEEEKKVEEERLQKEREEAERLQKQKEEEDSRQREEAERLRQEREKHFQKEEAERLERKKRLEEIMKRTRRSDTEKKVRNGDNAVPPASPAPSAVTVSPTHNSNSNSPQSDPNPNPSTTALSHSDQRENGEFEEVIVLPSHSRLSPPEGQEEQQPLQEGEEARVPVVAFTENGLLKPLSGIEDISAHQGPDVA comes from the exons ATGGCGGACCTGGATGGCAGCGACACATCTCCTCCGGAGTCCCAAG cATCTTACTCCCAGTATAAGTCAGAGGATGGCAGAGTGTCTTCAGCCACCCGCCCCAGCTCCTCAGGGTCTGGGCAGACGTTCACTCCCACCCCTACGCCTACTCCTACCCCAAGTcgcaccaccaccagcaccagtCCAAGTAATAATGCTGCCATCAAAACGG ACTCGTTACTCTTCAATAAAATTGATGAAAGACAGAGGTTGGCCCGTGAGCGACGGGAAGAGCATGAGAAACAGAATG ctgccaAGGAGGCCCAGTGGCAGGCGCGTGAGGAACGAGCCAGACAGCACTATGAGAAGCacctggaggagaggaggaaacgcctggaggagcagcgggtaaaggaggagaagagacggGTTGCCGTGGAGGAGAAACGACGGCAGAAAATGGAGGAGGACAAG GTTCGTCATGAGGCGGTGATGCGTCGGACGCTGGACAGGAGCCAGAAAACCAGACAGAAGCCCAACCGCTGGTCTTGGGGAGGAgccctgcacacaaacactcccaGCACACCAGCCG ATGCTGACAGACGCTCAGTGTCCACAATGAATTTAACCAAACATACAGACCCCATCATTACCAAgcgcctctcctcctcttctgcaaCACTTCTACACTCACCAGACCGAG ggctgcGTCGCCTTCCGCTGACGCCATGGGAGAGTAATGTGGTGAACCGTCTACAGCAGCCCACACACTCCTACCTGGCACGCAGTCGCAGTGCCATAAGCCTGTCAGGAGAGCaaacag TTTCCTGCCACCCAATGGGCACCATGTCCTTCAAGGCCTTGCAGGCCCAGCCGCTCCCTCACTGTCGCAGCCAGGATAGGAGCCTCAGTAGGGAGATGGCGTCCTCATCTTCCACCATCCCACGCAGGAGGACCACGGGAACAACACAG CAGAAGGACCGTGACAGTGTCAGGAAATCATGGAGCAACCTGTCCCTTCCACTCGCTCCTGTACTGACACTGCCTCTAAGCAAGTGCTCCTCTTCGCTAGGCAAGAAGAAAGGCAAAGTAACAGCACCCTCTCCTGGCAG CAGACCCCCACAGAAGACTGCAGGACGGCCTCCGACCCCCAAGCTGCTGAAGTCCCCAGGGGCAGAAGATCCTGGAAACCTGCGTCCTGTCAGGATCACACCTGAAAGCTCCAACTCCTCAACACCCACCAGAGcccaagaagaggaggaagagcaagTCCTCAGCCCTCTTCAGCCTCGACCTCAGCCGCTGGGTCAGAACAAGCCCTCGACTGAGCAGACGCCAACAACACCTCTTGCAGCCAGTG AAAGTGTAAGCAGTCCTCCAGCTCACAAACCTTCAGCAGGTACCACAGATCCAGAGGAGGCAAGTCGTATCCTGGCTGAGAAACGGCGGCTGGCCcgggagcagagggagagagaggaagaggagcgcagGCAGCAAGAGGAGCAGGCGAG atTGGCAAAGGAGGAGATGGCTCGCCGCAAAGCAGAAGAGAGagcaaagagagaagaagaggctCAACGCCaggcagaagaaaagagaaggaaggaggaggaggagaaaaaggtggaggaagagagacttcagaaagaaagagaggaagcagagagactTCAGAAACAG aaagaggaggaggattcccggcagagagaggaggcggAGCGACtgaggcaggagagagagaaacacttcCAAAAAGAGGAGGCTGAACggctggagaggaagaag CGCCTTGAGGAGATCATGAAGAGAACAAGACGCTCAGACACAGAAAAG AAAGTCAGGAATGGAGACAATGCAG TGCCCCCTGCCTCTCCTGCTCCATCTGCAGTGACTGTGTCACCGACACACAATAGTAACAGCAACAGTCCTCAGTCTGACCCCAACCCAAACCCcagcaccacagcactgagcCACTCTGACCAGAG GGAGAATGGAGAGTTTGAAGAGGTGATTGTACTGCCTTCACATTCCAGGTTGTCTCCTCCGGAaggacaggaggagcagcagcctctgcaggagggggaggaggcgaGAGTTCCTGTTGTAGCCTTCACAGAGAATGGTCTCTTAAAGCCTCTGAGTGGAATAGAGGATATATCAGCCCATCAGGGACCAG ATGTTGCCTGA